In one window of Lacticaseibacillus casei DSM 20011 = JCM 1134 = ATCC 393 DNA:
- the iolE gene encoding myo-inosose-2 dehydratase, with protein sequence MTIELGIAPIGWTNDDMPELGKEVTFEQAIDEMALAGYQGTEVGNKYPKDPAVLKHYLALRHLKIASAWFSAFLTTKPYEETEAAFIKHRDFLHAMGAKVIAVAEQGHSVQGMLDKAVFDDKPHFTDEEWQRLATGLERLGDRAHEVGMQIVYRHHMGTGVQTTAEIDKLMAMTDPDKVSLLFDTGHLVLSGEDPLDIFNRYKDRIKHIHFKDVRPEQAKQERAEHMSFLAGVKNGMFTVPGDGMIDFKPIWQAIQKSNYSGWIVVEAEQDPAKANPLEYALKAKQYLDTIMAIPQTV encoded by the coding sequence TTGACGATTGAGCTAGGAATTGCGCCAATTGGTTGGACAAATGATGATATGCCGGAACTGGGCAAAGAAGTGACATTTGAACAAGCGATTGATGAGATGGCGTTGGCGGGGTACCAAGGAACCGAAGTAGGCAATAAATACCCAAAGGATCCGGCAGTGTTAAAGCATTATCTGGCATTGCGCCATCTGAAGATTGCCAGCGCATGGTTCAGTGCCTTTTTGACGACCAAGCCGTATGAGGAAACCGAAGCGGCCTTCATTAAACACCGGGACTTTCTTCACGCGATGGGCGCCAAAGTGATCGCCGTTGCGGAACAAGGACATAGCGTTCAAGGAATGCTGGACAAAGCTGTGTTTGATGACAAACCGCATTTTACCGATGAGGAATGGCAGAGGTTGGCGACCGGATTGGAACGGTTAGGCGATCGGGCGCATGAAGTAGGGATGCAAATTGTGTATCGCCATCACATGGGGACTGGCGTTCAAACGACGGCAGAAATCGATAAATTGATGGCGATGACGGATCCGGACAAGGTGTCGCTTTTGTTTGACACCGGGCATCTGGTTCTGTCCGGTGAAGATCCGTTAGACATTTTCAATCGCTACAAAGATCGGATTAAGCATATTCACTTCAAAGACGTTCGCCCGGAGCAAGCTAAGCAGGAACGGGCAGAACACATGAGTTTCTTGGCAGGGGTCAAAAACGGGATGTTTACGGTACCTGGCGATGGCATGATTGATTTCAAGCCAATCTGGCAAGCCATTCAAAAGAGCAACTATAGCGGATGGATTGTGGTTGAAGCCGAGCAGGATCCTGCCAAGGCAAATCCGCTTGAATATGCGTTGAAAGCAAAGCAGTACCTGGATACCATCATGGCAATCCCGCAAACAGTTTAA
- a CDS encoding class II fructose-bisphosphate aldolase, with the protein MALIPATTLMQAALAHHAAIGHFNINGPDWLETYLSVAEETKTPIIVATSDRIMDFLGGFDFMSRYVRFMIQALEITVPVVLHLDHGLSVEHVYQAIDAGYTSVMFDGSKLPIDENVALTKKVVAYAHQRHVSVEAEVGSVGGNENGLISGVQYASVADALKMAGTGIDSLAAALGSVHGDYVGRPKLNFERMTEIAQATQLPLVLHGASGIPDDQIQQAIQTGTAKININTEVNTVWTEAVAKALQQKRSGHDPQPILTAGKQAMARLVESKMNDFHILGKSARLTAME; encoded by the coding sequence ATGGCGTTGATACCAGCAACAACATTGATGCAAGCCGCACTGGCTCACCACGCTGCAATTGGTCATTTTAATATTAATGGTCCCGACTGGCTGGAGACGTATCTTAGCGTTGCTGAAGAAACCAAAACGCCGATTATTGTGGCAACTTCCGATCGGATTATGGATTTTCTTGGGGGCTTCGACTTCATGTCGCGCTACGTGCGTTTCATGATCCAAGCGTTGGAAATTACCGTGCCGGTTGTACTTCATCTGGATCACGGGTTATCCGTCGAGCACGTTTATCAGGCGATTGATGCTGGCTATACATCGGTCATGTTTGATGGCTCAAAGTTGCCCATTGATGAAAATGTTGCCTTAACCAAAAAGGTGGTTGCCTATGCGCATCAACGTCATGTGTCGGTTGAAGCAGAGGTTGGCAGCGTCGGTGGGAATGAAAATGGCCTAATCAGCGGTGTTCAGTATGCCAGCGTGGCGGATGCGTTAAAAATGGCTGGCACCGGTATTGATTCGTTGGCTGCGGCATTGGGTTCGGTTCATGGCGATTATGTTGGGCGGCCCAAGCTAAACTTTGAGCGGATGACCGAGATTGCCCAAGCAACCCAACTACCGCTGGTTTTGCACGGTGCATCAGGTATTCCTGACGACCAGATTCAGCAGGCAATTCAAACCGGAACGGCCAAAATCAACATCAATACGGAAGTGAACACCGTGTGGACGGAAGCGGTTGCCAAAGCGCTTCAACAAAAACGCTCCGGTCACGATCCGCAGCCAATTCTTACAGCAGGCAAGCAAGCGATGGCGCGCCTAGTTGAAAGTAAAATGAACGACTTTCATATTTTGGGGAAAAGTGCCCGGCTAACTGCGATGGAGTGA
- a CDS encoding TIM barrel protein, which translates to MTIQIEKMALNRKVAQNRSLESFFQLATEVGINQVELRNDMTASDRPETVIDQMPVADFNALKAKYGMKILTINALQQFNQPAKLVANRQLLTGLAELAVQIGSPAIIFVPEVNPQDNRTPQQRLEDAAHNLQVFGEILATYHLTGLVEPLGFMASTLRYPWTAQQAIELSGRTEFKLTIDTFHFFLAHITAAQFKANVDVKRIGLVHLSGIEPIHELREVLDEDRMFITDRDIMQNVEQVQLFESMGYKGNYSFEAFSTRLAAESNQQLAHKITTSIAQLNQPTAVSGLEV; encoded by the coding sequence ATGACGATTCAAATAGAAAAAATGGCGCTCAATCGAAAAGTGGCGCAGAATCGCTCACTCGAAAGTTTTTTCCAGTTAGCGACAGAGGTTGGCATTAATCAGGTAGAGTTGCGCAACGATATGACGGCGTCCGATCGTCCCGAAACCGTCATTGATCAAATGCCGGTCGCGGATTTTAATGCGTTAAAAGCCAAATATGGCATGAAAATTCTGACCATTAATGCGCTCCAACAATTTAATCAGCCAGCAAAGTTAGTCGCGAATCGTCAACTTTTGACCGGACTGGCCGAGTTAGCGGTTCAAATTGGCAGCCCGGCCATTATTTTCGTACCGGAAGTTAATCCGCAAGATAACCGAACGCCGCAACAACGACTGGAGGATGCGGCTCACAATCTGCAAGTGTTTGGCGAGATCTTAGCGACTTATCATCTGACCGGGTTAGTTGAACCGCTGGGCTTTATGGCTAGCACGTTGCGGTATCCGTGGACGGCGCAACAGGCGATTGAATTGTCCGGTCGCACGGAGTTCAAGTTAACCATTGATACCTTCCACTTCTTCTTGGCACATATAACGGCAGCGCAGTTTAAAGCAAATGTTGACGTGAAACGAATCGGACTCGTCCATTTGTCCGGCATCGAACCGATTCACGAGTTGCGCGAAGTTTTGGATGAGGACCGCATGTTCATCACAGACCGCGACATCATGCAAAACGTTGAACAGGTGCAACTTTTTGAATCAATGGGTTATAAAGGCAACTATTCCTTTGAAGCCTTCTCGACACGGTTAGCTGCCGAAAGTAACCAGCAGTTGGCGCACAAAATCACCACCAGCATCGCGCAATTGAATCAACCAACGGCGGTTTCAGGTTTGGAGGTGTAA
- a CDS encoding tautomerase family protein, with product MPLVRFDMLKGRSPETIQQILQITHEVMVAAFDVPARDRYQIVHQHEPYEMVVEDTGLGIPRTDKVVVISLVSRVRTVHQLKQFYATLAERLSTAGLVDKNDLMINVSFNNDQGWSFGQGKAQFLDGSL from the coding sequence ATGCCACTGGTTCGGTTTGACATGTTAAAGGGCCGATCACCCGAAACGATTCAACAGATTTTGCAAATCACGCATGAGGTCATGGTAGCGGCTTTTGATGTACCGGCGCGTGATCGGTATCAAATTGTCCACCAACATGAGCCTTACGAAATGGTTGTTGAAGATACCGGATTAGGGATACCGCGCACGGATAAGGTTGTGGTCATCTCATTGGTCAGCCGCGTGCGTACTGTTCACCAATTAAAGCAGTTCTATGCAACACTGGCGGAACGGTTATCGACGGCAGGGCTAGTCGATAAAAACGATCTCATGATCAATGTTTCGTTCAACAATGACCAAGGATGGAGTTTCGGCCAAGGGAAAGCGCAATTTCTGGATGGCAGTTTGTAG
- a CDS encoding MurR/RpiR family transcriptional regulator gives MHDFLVQLQIYKPNLSRQEKKLADFLQTHPDRASQANIAELSAITGVSTATISRFAKALGYPNFQALRMALVQSPPEPDQTLFAELSPDDSVETLAQKIFTSNIDALRTTLANLDTAALAKAINWITHADHLGLFGLGASNLVALDGYHKFLRTAIPVSYAADYHMQLMAATHLGANDAMILTSHSGEDKDAIALADLAKQQQVPLIVITGAPASRLAKMADAAFVAVAEESRYRTEALHALIAELSLMDTLFMISAIQTNSQTAPPFRRVRATIDATRR, from the coding sequence ATGCACGATTTTCTGGTACAACTACAAATTTATAAACCGAACTTGAGTCGCCAAGAAAAGAAATTAGCGGATTTTCTTCAAACGCATCCGGATCGCGCTAGTCAGGCAAATATCGCGGAACTCAGCGCAATAACGGGCGTCAGTACGGCCACCATTTCGCGATTTGCCAAGGCATTGGGTTATCCGAACTTCCAGGCGCTGCGGATGGCATTGGTCCAATCGCCACCGGAACCGGATCAAACGCTATTTGCGGAACTGAGCCCGGACGATTCGGTTGAGACCTTGGCGCAAAAAATCTTCACCTCCAATATCGATGCGCTCCGAACCACTTTGGCCAACTTGGACACGGCTGCCTTGGCTAAAGCGATTAATTGGATTACCCATGCGGATCATCTCGGTCTTTTTGGATTAGGCGCCAGCAATCTCGTTGCGTTAGATGGCTATCACAAGTTTCTGCGGACGGCCATCCCCGTTTCCTATGCCGCGGATTATCATATGCAGCTCATGGCAGCAACGCATCTGGGCGCCAATGACGCCATGATCTTGACGTCGCATTCCGGTGAAGATAAAGATGCCATTGCGTTAGCTGACTTGGCCAAGCAACAGCAGGTGCCGCTTATCGTGATCACCGGCGCACCGGCTTCCCGTCTGGCCAAAATGGCCGATGCCGCGTTTGTCGCGGTTGCCGAAGAATCGCGCTACCGAACCGAAGCGCTCCATGCGTTAATCGCGGAGCTTAGTCTCATGGATACGCTATTTATGATCAGCGCCATTCAAACCAACAGTCAGACGGCTCCGCCCTTTCGCCGAGTTCGCGCCACCATTGATGCGACGCGCCGATAA
- a CDS encoding sugar phosphate isomerase/epimerase family protein — MKLAYDPSMFRDTMTLKQMFDEVARLGYEYVELSPRRDFIWFYEHPVADTALIKQVKRYAQDAGVKISSVLPVQQWSSPDEQEREFAVRNLKRTIEITAALGVKVLNTEFSGDKFQPLVSQGQWYKSMEELAPVFEKNGITLEIQPHPNDFIESNLAASRLIRSLDVDWVHQVWCSSHAFYMDDGRGDIRQQFAESGDLITHVLIADTFNHKGNQGLRYIINPPGAPVTIHQHLNPGEGEVDFATLYAVLRERHFNGIITNNVFAWPDKVDWSNKITLQSVKNGLQL; from the coding sequence ATGAAATTAGCTTACGATCCTTCCATGTTTCGCGACACCATGACGTTGAAGCAGATGTTTGATGAGGTGGCTCGTCTCGGCTATGAATATGTTGAACTGTCGCCACGTAGAGATTTCATTTGGTTCTATGAACATCCGGTAGCTGACACGGCACTGATCAAGCAGGTAAAACGGTATGCCCAGGATGCCGGCGTTAAAATTTCCTCAGTGCTTCCGGTGCAACAATGGTCGTCACCCGATGAACAGGAGCGTGAATTTGCTGTCCGCAACCTGAAACGCACAATCGAAATCACGGCGGCATTGGGGGTCAAAGTGTTGAATACCGAATTCTCAGGTGATAAGTTCCAACCACTGGTTTCACAGGGGCAGTGGTACAAGTCCATGGAAGAGCTCGCGCCGGTGTTTGAAAAGAATGGCATCACCCTGGAAATCCAACCGCATCCCAATGACTTTATTGAATCGAACTTGGCCGCTAGCCGCTTAATCCGCTCGTTGGATGTCGACTGGGTCCATCAGGTTTGGTGCAGCTCTCATGCCTTTTATATGGATGACGGGCGCGGCGATATTCGCCAACAATTTGCTGAATCCGGTGATCTCATTACCCATGTTCTGATTGCGGACACGTTTAATCACAAAGGCAACCAAGGCTTGCGGTACATCATCAATCCGCCAGGCGCCCCGGTGACGATTCACCAGCACTTAAATCCGGGTGAAGGCGAAGTCGATTTTGCCACGCTTTATGCTGTGTTGCGAGAACGACATTTTAACGGCATCATCACCAATAACGTGTTTGCCTGGCCCGACAAGGTTGACTGGTCAAATAAAATCACACTGCAGTCAGTCAAAAACGGCTTGCAACTCTGA
- the iolG gene encoding inositol 2-dehydrogenase, whose amino-acid sequence MAQRTVKIGIVGLGRLGKIHATNLATSIQHAKLQAATSVVPEELAWAREELGVEETYEDFDDMVQNADIDAVFIVSPSGFHLPQIESAMNAGKHVFSEKPIGLDLAAIKHTQTVINQHPDLKFQLGFMRRFDDSYVYAKQLVDEGKIGDITLIRSYSIDPASGMESFVKFATSASSGGLFLDMSIHDIDVIRWFTGKEIDKVWAIGLNRAYPVLDQAGELETGAALMQLEDKTMAILVAGRNAAHGYHVETEVIGTKGMLRVAQVPEKNLVTVMNEEGIIRPTSQNFPERFAQAFLSEEKAFVDSILKDTSVGITAEDGLQGTKAALALQQAFEKNDIVKVDDVDKKVGA is encoded by the coding sequence ATGGCTCAACGGACAGTAAAAATCGGCATAGTGGGGTTAGGCCGACTGGGGAAAATCCATGCGACCAATCTGGCAACCAGCATTCAGCACGCTAAGCTGCAGGCAGCCACAAGTGTTGTTCCAGAGGAGTTGGCATGGGCGCGCGAAGAACTTGGGGTTGAAGAAACCTATGAAGATTTCGACGATATGGTTCAAAACGCAGATATTGATGCGGTGTTTATTGTGTCACCTTCAGGATTCCATTTGCCACAAATTGAAAGCGCTATGAATGCGGGCAAACACGTTTTTAGCGAAAAACCGATCGGCTTAGATCTTGCGGCGATCAAACACACACAGACCGTGATCAACCAGCATCCTGATTTGAAATTCCAGCTTGGCTTCATGCGGCGCTTCGATGATTCGTATGTTTATGCAAAGCAGCTAGTTGATGAAGGCAAAATTGGCGACATTACACTCATCCGCAGTTACAGCATTGATCCAGCGTCCGGGATGGAGAGCTTCGTTAAGTTTGCGACCTCGGCTAGTAGCGGCGGCTTGTTCTTGGACATGTCGATTCATGATATTGATGTGATTCGCTGGTTCACCGGTAAAGAGATTGACAAGGTTTGGGCGATCGGGTTGAATCGCGCTTATCCGGTTCTGGATCAGGCTGGCGAGCTGGAAACCGGCGCGGCGCTGATGCAACTTGAAGATAAGACCATGGCGATCCTGGTAGCCGGTCGCAATGCAGCACATGGCTATCATGTCGAAACCGAAGTCATCGGGACCAAAGGGATGTTGCGGGTCGCCCAGGTTCCAGAGAAGAATCTGGTAACGGTGATGAACGAAGAAGGCATTATCCGACCAACATCCCAGAACTTCCCTGAGCGGTTTGCCCAGGCATTTCTGAGTGAAGAAAAGGCGTTTGTTGACAGCATTTTGAAAGACACTTCAGTCGGGATCACGGCAGAAGATGGCTTGCAAGGTACGAAAGCAGCGCTGGCATTACAACAGGCATTTGAAAAGAACGATATTGTCAAAGTCGATGACGTAGATAAAAAGGTGGGTGCTTAA